From one Streptomyces sp. CA-210063 genomic stretch:
- a CDS encoding PP2C family protein-serine/threonine phosphatase produces the protein MTDGGRKPDRIGVDRSEGFGERLLGVLLDRAHEMPPELIAPLVAEEVARVGGREVSILLQDYEQELLVPLPGRGLKVGGPESVEDSPAGEAFLTLRTVEVPQDGSVRMYLPLLDGSDQIGAMAVTLDRVDDDDRRLLRRLAGLVADMIVTKDAYTDLFFQARRSAPMSVAAEIQWSLLPPLSMTVPQVEVAGILEPAYDVAGDSFDYALNGDILHVAMIDAMGHGLDAATMATVAIGAYRHTRRAHTDLSQVYAFMDRAVNEQFGPDHFVTAQMMVLDITTGRLQWVNAGHPAPLLIRDRAVLDRLEGPTTLPVGFGGEEPVVSERMLRPGDRLLCFTDGLIEEHQAGGEQFGEEQLIEWTNRILHDRTEVRAVVRALSHALKHERGGTTTDDATILLIEWRGGDADHLATLD, from the coding sequence ATGACGGACGGTGGGCGGAAGCCGGACCGGATCGGGGTGGACCGGTCGGAGGGGTTTGGCGAACGACTGCTGGGTGTGCTCCTGGACCGGGCCCACGAGATGCCGCCGGAGTTGATCGCCCCGCTCGTCGCGGAAGAGGTGGCCAGGGTCGGGGGGCGGGAGGTCTCCATCCTCCTGCAGGACTACGAACAGGAGCTGCTGGTCCCGCTGCCGGGCCGGGGGCTGAAGGTCGGCGGCCCCGAGTCGGTCGAGGACTCCCCCGCCGGCGAGGCGTTCCTGACCCTCAGAACGGTGGAGGTGCCGCAGGACGGCAGTGTGCGGATGTACCTGCCGCTGCTGGACGGCAGTGACCAGATCGGGGCGATGGCCGTCACCCTGGACAGGGTCGATGACGACGACCGGCGACTGCTGCGCAGACTCGCCGGTCTGGTCGCGGACATGATCGTCACCAAGGACGCCTACACCGACCTGTTCTTCCAGGCCCGCCGCAGCGCCCCGATGAGCGTGGCCGCGGAGATCCAGTGGTCGTTGCTGCCCCCGCTGTCGATGACCGTTCCGCAGGTCGAGGTGGCTGGAATCCTGGAGCCCGCCTACGACGTGGCCGGCGACAGTTTCGACTACGCCCTCAACGGCGACATCCTGCACGTGGCCATGATCGACGCGATGGGCCATGGCCTGGACGCGGCGACCATGGCGACGGTGGCCATCGGCGCCTACCGCCACACGCGACGGGCCCACACCGATCTGTCCCAGGTGTACGCGTTCATGGACAGGGCCGTCAACGAGCAGTTCGGCCCCGACCACTTCGTCACCGCGCAGATGATGGTCCTGGACATCACCACAGGCCGGCTGCAGTGGGTCAACGCCGGCCATCCGGCCCCGCTCCTGATCCGTGACCGCGCCGTGCTGGACCGGCTGGAGGGCCCGACCACGTTGCCGGTCGGCTTCGGCGGTGAGGAGCCGGTGGTCAGCGAGCGGATGCTGCGACCCGGGGACCGGTTGCTGTGCTTCACCGACGGCCTGATCGAGGAGCACCAGGCCGGCGGGGAACAGTTCGGAGAGGAACAGCTCATCGAGTGGACCAACCGGATCCTCCACGACCGCACCGAGGTACGGGCGGTGGTACGAGCGCTCTCCCACGCCCTGAAACACGAACGCGGCGGCACCACGACCGACGACGCGACCATCCTCCTCATCGAGTGGCGAGGCGGCGACGCCGATCACCTCGCCACCCTCGACTGA
- a CDS encoding ANTAR domain-containing protein produces the protein MQRTTMIQQEWWDLRAEATWGNTPAGQDVVALRAENDQLRRALAGRAVIDQARGMVMVLTPCRRGAARKLLVDVSRQCDARLPEVAAALVAAWEGKQLPEHMQRALRRTLRRFHAENQGRGSRQPGGSSR, from the coding sequence ATGCAACGCACAACCATGATCCAACAGGAGTGGTGGGATCTGCGGGCCGAGGCCACGTGGGGGAACACGCCGGCGGGACAGGACGTCGTCGCACTGCGCGCCGAGAACGATCAGCTGCGGCGGGCGTTGGCCGGACGTGCGGTCATCGACCAGGCCCGCGGCATGGTGATGGTCCTGACCCCCTGCCGCCGCGGGGCGGCCAGGAAGCTGCTGGTGGATGTCTCACGGCAGTGCGACGCCAGACTTCCGGAGGTGGCCGCGGCCCTGGTCGCCGCCTGGGAGGGCAAGCAGCTCCCGGAACACATGCAGCGGGCGCTACGTCGTACGCTGCGGCGATTTCACGCGGAAAACCAGGGGCGCGGCTCACGACAACCAGGCGGATCGTCCAGGTAG
- a CDS encoding SRPBCC family protein, with translation MAERTDGQASGGLGTLTKELPTDRLLEETQNLLAALGERAVANMTDKVQDLAHGGGLGGGLKSKLALAGGKHFLKSAVGGAISQAKDKVKETLSGALGGGDKKNKKLKVVNIVEQIDVGLPVSDAYNQWTQFEDFPNFMKKVEDVEQESETVTNWKAQIFLSHRKWKATVIEQVPDELIVWESKGDKGHVDGAVTFHEAGPHLTRILLVLQYHPQGMFEHTGNLWRAQGRRARLELKHFRRQAMSQVLLHPEEVEGWRGEVRDGEVVRSDEEVRDEEAADEEEQGEEQPEDEFEEAEEEEPRDEEEVEAEEEEEEEEPEAEEEEEEEEEEEEEEPEAEEEEPASHARRQPSAKAR, from the coding sequence ATGGCTGAACGAACCGACGGTCAGGCTTCGGGCGGCCTGGGCACGTTGACCAAAGAACTGCCTACCGACCGGTTGCTGGAAGAAACGCAGAACCTCCTCGCCGCCCTCGGAGAGCGAGCAGTCGCCAATATGACGGACAAGGTCCAGGATCTGGCTCACGGCGGGGGACTGGGTGGCGGTCTCAAATCCAAATTGGCGCTCGCGGGGGGCAAACACTTCCTGAAGTCCGCCGTTGGCGGCGCCATTTCCCAGGCGAAGGACAAGGTCAAGGAGACGCTGTCCGGCGCCCTGGGCGGCGGTGACAAGAAGAACAAGAAGCTCAAGGTCGTCAACATCGTTGAACAGATCGACGTGGGCCTTCCCGTCTCCGACGCCTACAACCAGTGGACGCAGTTCGAGGACTTCCCCAACTTCATGAAGAAGGTGGAGGACGTCGAGCAGGAATCCGAGACGGTGACGAACTGGAAGGCGCAGATCTTCCTCTCTCACCGCAAGTGGAAGGCGACCGTCATCGAGCAGGTGCCGGACGAGCTGATCGTCTGGGAGTCGAAGGGTGACAAGGGCCATGTCGACGGGGCGGTGACCTTCCATGAGGCCGGGCCGCACCTCACCAGGATCCTGCTGGTTCTGCAGTACCACCCGCAGGGCATGTTCGAGCACACCGGGAACCTCTGGCGTGCCCAGGGCCGCAGGGCACGGCTCGAACTGAAGCACTTCCGCCGGCAGGCCATGAGCCAGGTACTTCTGCACCCCGAGGAGGTCGAGGGGTGGCGGGGCGAGGTGCGCGACGGCGAGGTGGTGCGCAGCGATGAGGAAGTGCGCGACGAGGAGGCCGCGGACGAGGAGGAGCAGGGCGAAGAGCAGCCCGAGGACGAATTCGAAGAGGCGGAGGAAGAGGAGCCGCGTGACGAGGAGGAGGTAGAGGCGGAGGAAGAGGAGGAGGAAGAAGAGCCCGAGGCGGAGGAAGAGGAAGAGGAGGAGGAAGAGGAGGAGGAAGAAGAGCCCGAGGCGGAGGAAGAAGAACCGGCTAGCCACGCGCGCCGGCAGCCCTCAGCGAAGGCCAGGTGA
- a CDS encoding alkaline shock response membrane anchor protein AmaP translates to MSANTWRQPTGDSAPPADSGPAAPSADDPPGTGADATAARDESGRPARRFWSARRIPAAVVALLSAAATGLLLYDVVSVRAGRNAMRWRRRLAEELATRPLDDTWMIVGAAVAMALGLWLFLLAVTPGLRRLLSMRRPTGIPRTEEVRAGLDRRAAALVLRDRAVQVPGVRSARIAVGRRKVKARARAHFRDLEEVRADLDATLGETVRSLRLARQPTLTVHVRRPKD, encoded by the coding sequence ATGAGCGCGAACACCTGGCGGCAGCCGACCGGCGACAGCGCCCCTCCCGCCGATTCCGGACCGGCGGCTCCGTCCGCCGACGACCCCCCGGGGACGGGCGCGGATGCGACGGCGGCGAGGGACGAATCAGGCCGGCCGGCGCGCCGCTTCTGGTCGGCGCGGCGGATTCCCGCCGCCGTGGTTGCCCTGCTGTCCGCCGCGGCCACGGGACTGCTCCTGTACGACGTGGTCTCGGTGCGGGCAGGCCGAAACGCGATGCGCTGGCGGCGGCGGCTCGCCGAGGAACTGGCCACACGGCCACTGGACGACACCTGGATGATCGTCGGGGCCGCCGTGGCGATGGCCCTCGGTCTGTGGCTCTTCCTGCTGGCGGTGACGCCGGGTCTGCGCAGGCTGCTGTCCATGCGGCGGCCCACCGGCATCCCCAGGACGGAGGAGGTCCGCGCCGGGCTCGACCGCCGTGCGGCCGCCCTGGTTCTGCGCGACCGGGCCGTGCAGGTACCCGGTGTCCGGTCGGCACGGATCGCTGTCGGCCGGCGGAAGGTCAAAGCCCGGGCCCGGGCACATTTCCGCGACCTTGAGGAGGTCCGCGCGGACCTGGACGCCACGCTGGGGGAAACCGTGAGGTCCTTGCGTCTCGCCCGGCAACCCACGCTGACCGTGCACGTCCGGCGCCCGAAGGACTGA
- a CDS encoding SigB/SigF/SigG family RNA polymerase sigma factor — MSYERTQMTYAREQSPRSADPYDDAPDTAAAFRRIAALPDGLEKSALRQEVVCAWAPMAVRLARRFRNRGESFEDLKQVAQLGLVKAVTRFDPSRGTAFPSFAIPTILGEVKRHFRDHLWGVHVPRRVQELRGRVRTAGHECVSLYGRDPSVREIAAHTGLTEAEVRLGEGALESFTSLSLDAVPGRSEHSHPLTDTLGATEPGFDLIVNREALRPLLRALPERERQILYMRFFCEMTQDRIALQLGLSQMHVSRLITRTCARLRDQVMAEAHDRRRAV; from the coding sequence ATGTCGTACGAACGCACACAGATGACGTACGCACGTGAGCAGAGCCCACGAAGCGCAGACCCCTACGACGACGCCCCGGACACCGCTGCCGCGTTCCGCCGTATCGCCGCTCTCCCGGACGGTCTGGAGAAGTCCGCGCTGCGGCAGGAGGTGGTGTGCGCCTGGGCGCCGATGGCCGTACGGCTCGCCCGGCGCTTCCGAAATCGCGGCGAGTCCTTCGAAGACCTCAAGCAGGTCGCCCAACTGGGGCTGGTCAAGGCGGTGACCCGCTTTGACCCGAGCCGCGGCACCGCCTTCCCGAGCTTTGCCATACCGACGATCCTCGGCGAGGTGAAACGACATTTCCGGGACCACCTCTGGGGCGTGCATGTGCCGCGACGTGTACAGGAGTTGCGCGGCCGGGTCCGCACGGCCGGCCATGAGTGCGTTTCGCTCTACGGCCGCGACCCCTCCGTCCGCGAGATCGCCGCGCACACCGGCCTTACCGAGGCGGAGGTGCGGCTGGGCGAGGGGGCGCTGGAGAGCTTCACCTCCCTGTCCCTGGACGCCGTACCCGGCCGCTCTGAGCACAGCCACCCGCTGACCGACACCCTTGGTGCCACGGAGCCCGGCTTCGACCTGATCGTCAACCGTGAGGCGCTCCGCCCGCTGCTGCGGGCACTGCCCGAACGCGAACGACAGATCCTCTACATGAGGTTTTTCTGCGAGATGACGCAGGATCGGATCGCCCTGCAACTCGGTCTCTCGCAGATGCACGTCTCCCGTCTGATCACCCGCACCTGTGCGCGCCTGCGCGACCAGGTGATGGCCGAGGCCCACGATCGCAGGAGGGCGGTGTGA
- a CDS encoding STAS domain-containing protein, producing the protein MPLPQLTVYRQDRENRALITLSGEIDLESVPLVRASLERCLRDGIRAIDVDLISVTFCDCTGLSAFLRAAQQATVVGGTLRLHHPPPTLARILDLAGCGFLLLGLPFGHEPPPLVDTPATPVPASPHGPVPLAPVLSGDAR; encoded by the coding sequence ATGCCCCTTCCCCAGCTCACCGTGTACCGCCAGGACCGAGAGAATCGGGCGCTGATCACCCTGTCCGGTGAGATCGACCTGGAATCCGTGCCCTTGGTACGCGCGTCCCTGGAGCGGTGTCTGCGGGACGGTATCCGCGCCATCGACGTCGACCTCATCTCCGTCACCTTCTGCGACTGCACCGGACTCAGCGCATTCCTCCGCGCCGCGCAGCAGGCCACCGTGGTCGGCGGGACCCTGCGACTGCACCATCCGCCACCGACGCTGGCTCGGATTCTCGACCTCGCCGGCTGCGGGTTCCTGCTCCTCGGCCTACCGTTCGGACACGAGCCACCTCCTCTCGTGGACACCCCGGCCACGCCCGTTCCAGCCTCGCCGCACGGGCCTGTCCCACTTGCGCCTGTTCTCTCGGGCGATGCGCGATGA
- a CDS encoding Asp23/Gls24 family envelope stress response protein, translated as MTENTGVRQGVAPGSRGRTTVADVVVEKIAGMAARDVRGIHALGSGFARSMGSVRERMPGAGSGKSVTRGVSVEVGELQAAIDLELVVEYGVAITDVAAAVRESVISAVERMAGREVVEVNIMVSDVKLPDEEDEGEERQRIQ; from the coding sequence ATGACAGAGAACACCGGCGTAAGGCAGGGCGTCGCGCCCGGTTCTCGCGGCCGGACGACCGTCGCCGATGTGGTGGTGGAGAAGATCGCGGGAATGGCGGCACGGGACGTACGCGGCATCCATGCCCTCGGCAGCGGATTCGCGCGCTCGATGGGGTCCGTGCGGGAGCGCATGCCTGGTGCCGGTAGTGGCAAGTCCGTCACGCGCGGGGTCAGTGTCGAGGTCGGAGAGCTGCAGGCGGCCATCGATCTGGAGCTCGTCGTCGAATATGGCGTCGCGATCACGGACGTGGCCGCTGCGGTGCGGGAGAGCGTGATCTCCGCGGTGGAGCGGATGGCGGGTCGGGAGGTCGTGGAAGTCAACATCATGGTCAGCGACGTGAAGCTGCCCGACGAGGAGGACGAAGGGGAGGAGCGGCAGCGGATCCAGTAG
- a CDS encoding DUF5994 family protein, producing the protein MTATISLSPTHEDRLSSTSPTSSPLRLSLAPVGAAPALLDGAWWPRSRDLGAELPALTAVLEPLWGRITRVTVNPTHWPVVPRKVPVAGHVVKVGWFLPEQDPHELLLLSYHVGRWDLLVVPPRTDPVSAAWLMAAASDPLGTSTASRLMEQAARLRTVTETDRAVEAVWDSEGGHGVRDPAARPRIPAAMPEGGDRAAAPVATPNRPMGM; encoded by the coding sequence ATGACTGCGACGATTTCCCTCTCGCCGACACACGAAGACCGGCTCTCGTCGACCTCCCCCACCTCTTCTCCTCTCCGCCTGTCGCTGGCTCCCGTCGGCGCCGCGCCGGCTCTTCTGGACGGCGCATGGTGGCCCCGCTCCCGCGATCTCGGGGCGGAACTCCCGGCCCTGACAGCCGTACTGGAACCGCTGTGGGGGCGGATCACGCGGGTCACGGTGAATCCCACCCACTGGCCGGTCGTCCCGCGCAAGGTGCCTGTCGCCGGGCATGTCGTGAAGGTGGGCTGGTTCCTGCCGGAGCAGGATCCGCACGAACTGCTGCTGCTCTCGTACCACGTGGGCCGCTGGGACCTGCTGGTGGTCCCGCCGCGGACGGACCCCGTCTCGGCCGCCTGGCTGATGGCCGCCGCGAGCGACCCCCTGGGCACGTCGACCGCGAGCCGGCTGATGGAGCAGGCCGCGCGTCTGCGGACGGTGACGGAGACCGACCGGGCCGTGGAGGCGGTCTGGGACTCCGAGGGAGGGCACGGGGTCCGCGATCCCGCCGCACGGCCACGGATCCCGGCAGCCATGCCCGAGGGCGGAGATCGAGCCGCTGCACCCGTCGCGACCCCGAATCGGCCGATGGGGATGTGA
- the amaP gene encoding alkaline shock response membrane anchor protein AmaP, which produces MLKTVNRVLLGLLGLGLFALGGGVLLGGLDLQRHWDFGMPGWWPFLGPDDVVLGIEGRTRWRDEGWWWPTVIAVLAVLLALLLWWLLAQRAHRLGQVLVDSEDGAAARLNGRTLEDAIEQEAQALDGVSRAHVRLTGRRTAPTARVRLLLEPHADPARTLGHLSRETLAHARDSAGLDHLPSKVRLREARHRARRTA; this is translated from the coding sequence ATGCTCAAGACAGTGAACCGGGTGCTCCTGGGGCTTCTCGGCCTCGGACTGTTCGCCCTGGGCGGCGGCGTCCTGCTGGGCGGGCTGGATCTGCAGCGCCACTGGGATTTCGGCATGCCGGGCTGGTGGCCCTTCCTCGGACCGGACGATGTGGTGCTGGGCATCGAGGGACGCACCCGGTGGCGGGACGAGGGCTGGTGGTGGCCGACCGTCATCGCGGTGCTCGCCGTGCTGCTGGCCCTGCTGCTGTGGTGGCTCCTCGCGCAACGCGCACACCGCCTGGGCCAGGTCCTTGTCGACAGCGAGGACGGCGCGGCGGCCCGACTCAACGGCCGCACGCTGGAGGACGCCATCGAGCAAGAGGCGCAAGCCCTGGACGGGGTCTCACGGGCTCATGTACGGCTGACGGGCCGACGTACCGCTCCCACCGCACGCGTACGGCTGCTGCTGGAGCCTCACGCCGATCCAGCGCGGACTCTGGGACACCTGAGCCGGGAAACGCTCGCACACGCACGGGACTCGGCCGGCCTGGACCACCTCCCCTCGAAGGTCCGACTCCGGGAAGCCCGCCACCGCGCCCGACGCACCGCCTGA
- a CDS encoding PRC-barrel domain-containing protein translates to MIHAADVREWRDRDVVDTESHKIGVLEAVYVDTTTDEPAMATVRTGLPTRHRLVFVPLEDAIAGPGYLRVGYVKALVKQAPSIGTDDVLPAEQEEAIFKHYGLAYKPGAAGERQLARR, encoded by the coding sequence ATGATTCACGCAGCCGACGTCCGAGAATGGCGCGACCGCGATGTCGTCGATACCGAGTCGCACAAGATCGGTGTCCTGGAGGCGGTCTATGTGGACACCACCACCGATGAGCCGGCCATGGCCACGGTACGGACCGGACTGCCCACCCGGCACCGGCTGGTCTTCGTGCCCCTTGAGGACGCGATCGCCGGGCCGGGCTATCTCAGGGTCGGCTATGTCAAAGCGCTGGTGAAGCAGGCCCCTTCGATCGGCACCGACGACGTGCTGCCCGCCGAGCAGGAGGAAGCGATCTTCAAGCACTACGGACTGGCCTACAAGCCCGGTGCGGCCGGCGAACGGCAACTGGCGCGTCGCTGA
- a CDS encoding FG-GAP and VCBS repeat-containing protein, whose translation MRARRTALAAAVALAAAVCTPLLTAPAASAAPAKLSDDFNGDGYRDFVMLGGSHGKDGRVTVVYGTSTGPGTRVQTIHQDSPGIPGAVEEDDWWGAAAVTADLDRDGYADLVVSSPGEDVGTIQSRGGLTVVWGSANGLGSGTVFNSPVPQEYENQGDHLGEDVVSGDFDGDGDPDLAVTSNSRAGVVLLKGPFTRTGGKSGWDSLGGGYGYLHAPNLVAGRVTADAATDLYMLGLDLQAGNDINLRAYFHRGGSTFTQRAGEVLVPDDGGHQGGDILAIGDFDKDGYGDLAIGRGYEPGDGERGYVTVQYGGSGGPNTARKPVKFSQNTTGVPGSSENEDYFGSAIAVGDVNGDGYADLAVGARGEDIGTKRNAGSVTVLLGRAGGLTGTGAKSYTQDTSGVAGAPETDDQFGAYLKLTDYTRDGRADLMIDTNEQLGYEDRWGLVHQLKGSTSGITTTGSKTYSVTTLKLSYARLGGPFAR comes from the coding sequence ATGCGCGCCAGACGTACCGCCCTCGCCGCTGCCGTGGCCCTCGCGGCAGCGGTCTGCACACCGCTCCTGACGGCCCCCGCGGCGTCGGCGGCCCCCGCCAAGCTGTCCGACGACTTCAACGGCGACGGCTACCGCGACTTCGTCATGCTCGGCGGCTCGCACGGCAAGGACGGCCGGGTCACCGTCGTCTATGGCACGTCGACCGGCCCCGGCACCCGCGTCCAGACCATCCACCAGGATTCGCCCGGCATCCCCGGCGCGGTGGAGGAGGACGACTGGTGGGGCGCCGCCGCCGTCACCGCCGACCTCGACCGGGACGGCTACGCCGACCTGGTCGTCTCCTCGCCCGGCGAGGACGTCGGCACCATCCAGTCCCGGGGCGGGCTGACCGTCGTCTGGGGCAGCGCCAACGGTCTCGGCTCGGGCACGGTCTTCAACTCGCCCGTCCCGCAGGAGTACGAGAACCAGGGCGACCACCTCGGCGAGGACGTGGTCTCCGGCGACTTCGACGGCGACGGCGACCCGGACCTCGCCGTGACCAGCAACAGCCGGGCGGGCGTGGTCCTCCTGAAGGGCCCCTTCACGCGCACCGGCGGAAAGAGCGGCTGGGATTCCCTGGGCGGTGGCTACGGCTATCTGCACGCCCCCAACCTCGTCGCCGGCCGGGTCACCGCCGACGCCGCGACCGACCTGTACATGCTCGGCTTGGATCTCCAGGCAGGCAATGACATCAACCTGCGGGCCTACTTCCACCGCGGCGGCAGCACCTTCACCCAGCGTGCGGGCGAGGTGCTGGTGCCGGACGACGGCGGCCACCAGGGCGGCGACATCCTCGCCATCGGCGACTTCGACAAGGACGGCTACGGCGACCTCGCCATCGGCCGCGGCTACGAGCCGGGCGACGGCGAGCGCGGCTACGTCACCGTCCAGTACGGCGGCTCCGGCGGCCCCAACACGGCCCGCAAGCCGGTGAAGTTCAGCCAGAACACCACCGGAGTGCCCGGCTCCTCGGAGAACGAGGACTACTTCGGCTCCGCCATCGCCGTCGGCGACGTCAACGGCGACGGCTACGCGGACCTCGCCGTCGGCGCCCGCGGCGAGGACATCGGCACCAAGCGCAACGCAGGCTCGGTCACCGTCCTGCTCGGCCGCGCGGGTGGCCTGACCGGCACCGGCGCCAAGTCCTACACCCAGGACACCTCCGGCGTCGCGGGCGCCCCCGAGACCGATGACCAGTTCGGCGCCTACCTCAAGCTCACCGACTACACCCGCGACGGCCGCGCCGACCTGATGATCGACACCAACGAGCAGCTGGGGTACGAGGACCGCTGGGGCCTCGTCCACCAGCTCAAGGGCTCCACGTCGGGCATCACGACGACGGGCTCCAAGACGTACTCCGTGACGACCCTGAAGCTGTCGTATGCGCGGCTGGGCGGCCCGTTCGCACGCTGA
- a CDS encoding ANTAR domain-containing protein yields MHQLTTPSEEQGLLRTVPSAGDAALLSEVVELRAKNEQLEHALVSRAVIDQARGMVMALAPCSSERAWDVLVDVSQHCNIKLRDVAAALVATTKDRTLPEPMQRELRRTLRSLHLADRR; encoded by the coding sequence ATGCACCAGCTGACCACGCCCAGTGAAGAACAGGGACTGTTGAGAACTGTGCCTTCGGCGGGGGACGCGGCTTTGCTGTCCGAGGTCGTCGAACTACGTGCCAAGAACGAGCAGTTGGAGCACGCGCTGGTGAGCCGTGCGGTGATCGACCAGGCGCGCGGCATGGTGATGGCCCTGGCGCCGTGTTCCAGCGAGAGGGCCTGGGACGTGCTGGTGGACGTGTCGCAGCACTGCAACATCAAGCTCCGGGACGTGGCTGCGGCTCTGGTCGCCACGACGAAGGACCGGACGCTTCCGGAGCCGATGCAGCGGGAGCTGCGCCGAACACTGCGGAGCCTCCATCTGGCGGACCGGAGATGA
- a CDS encoding Asp23/Gls24 family envelope stress response protein, with translation MTGEVDRRPGVPRGERGAITVADRVVAKIASRVAREALSRFTEPTGHVPPGRRTPHVNTSVRRAPERNPAGPDAESADRRQAVLGEARMRITVELGYPSDIGAQCAAVRREVTERIRAWAGMEVSDLVVTVERLHSAHTRHTDGERVR, from the coding sequence GTGACCGGTGAAGTGGATCGGCGTCCGGGTGTCCCCCGTGGGGAGCGGGGCGCGATCACCGTCGCCGACCGGGTCGTCGCGAAGATCGCTTCCCGGGTGGCGCGTGAGGCGCTGAGCAGGTTCACCGAGCCGACCGGCCACGTACCACCCGGCCGCCGCACGCCACACGTGAACACATCCGTGCGGCGGGCACCGGAGCGGAACCCCGCAGGGCCGGACGCCGAGTCTGCCGACAGGCGGCAGGCGGTGCTCGGCGAGGCGCGGATGCGTATCACCGTCGAGCTCGGCTATCCGTCCGACATCGGGGCGCAGTGCGCCGCGGTGCGCCGGGAGGTCACCGAGCGGATCAGGGCATGGGCCGGCATGGAGGTGTCCGACCTCGTGGTGACGGTCGAGAGGCTGCACTCGGCGCATACGCGGCACACGGACGGGGAGAGGGTGAGATGA
- a CDS encoding GAF and ANTAR domain-containing protein: MDQQLLAKTFVELADNLVADFDLMDFLRLLTDRCVGMLDASAAGVLLADRDGKLRVMAASDEQVRLLELFQLQNDEGPCLECFRTGAPVIIHDLTREVDRWPRFVTAAHRSGFGAVQALPMRLRDETVGALNLFRAAPGPFDPPATLIAQALADVATISLLQQRTVHRGTMLNEQLQAALNSRVLIEQAKGKLAERQGIDMEQAFTALRGYARAHNRRLADVARALISGSEPLTGLGA, encoded by the coding sequence ATGGATCAACAGCTTCTGGCCAAGACCTTCGTCGAGCTGGCCGACAATCTGGTCGCCGACTTCGACCTCATGGACTTCCTGCGCCTGCTGACCGACCGCTGCGTGGGCATGCTCGACGCGAGCGCCGCCGGGGTGCTGCTCGCCGACCGTGACGGCAAACTCCGCGTCATGGCCGCCTCCGACGAACAGGTGCGACTGCTGGAGCTCTTCCAGCTCCAGAACGACGAAGGCCCCTGCCTCGAGTGCTTCCGCACCGGCGCACCGGTGATCATCCACGACCTGACCCGGGAGGTCGACCGCTGGCCGCGTTTCGTCACGGCGGCCCACCGCAGCGGATTCGGGGCCGTCCAGGCCCTGCCCATGCGCCTGCGGGACGAGACCGTGGGCGCCCTGAACCTCTTCCGTGCCGCCCCCGGCCCCTTCGACCCGCCCGCCACACTCATCGCCCAGGCGCTGGCCGACGTCGCCACCATCAGCCTGCTGCAACAACGCACAGTCCACCGCGGCACCATGCTCAACGAACAGCTGCAGGCGGCGTTGAACAGCCGGGTACTGATCGAACAGGCGAAGGGGAAACTCGCCGAACGCCAGGGCATCGACATGGAGCAGGCGTTCACCGCGCTGCGTGGTTACGCCCGCGCCCACAACCGGCGCCTGGCCGACGTGGCCCGCGCACTCATCAGCGGATCCGAACCCCTCACCGGTCTGGGGGCCTGA